DNA sequence from the bacterium genome:
AGTTGAGCAATGATGGACAGGCACAGCATACTCTTGGTGGATGATGATCCGTTGGTTCTGGCCGGATTTCGTGAGATCCTGAGTCGAGAGGGATATGACGTTACGGCAGTGATCTCCGGGCATGAAGCCATCGAGCGACTGGAACGGCAGCCGTATGACGTCGTTCTCACGGACCTGCT
Encoded proteins:
- a CDS encoding response regulator, which encodes MMDRHSILLVDDDPLVLAGFREILSREGYDVTAVISGHEAIERLERQPYDVVLTDLLMPRVSGLDVLRCTREKHPECMVIVVTGYASVRSAVEALRLGAHDYLIKP